In Vreelandella piezotolerans, one genomic interval encodes:
- a CDS encoding L-iditol 2-dehydrogenase, whose protein sequence is MKLLDKRAVITGGARGIGLAIAQRYLAEGAQVVVADIDANAIEDALATLQQDASAERVMGVVLNVCDQGSIDAMVESVTERFGGIDILVNNAAVFDMAPVLDVTQASFDKQFAVNTKGMFFTLQAVARAMVAQGQGGKIINMASQAGRRGEPLVSVYCASKAAVISLTQSCGLDLIKHHINVNGIAPGVVDTPMWEEVDALFARYENRPLGEKKRLVGESVPFGRMGLPEDHTGAAVFLASQDSDYVVAQTLNVDGGNWMS, encoded by the coding sequence ATGAAACTGCTCGATAAACGTGCCGTGATTACCGGCGGTGCCCGTGGCATCGGGCTCGCCATTGCCCAGCGCTACTTGGCCGAAGGAGCCCAGGTGGTGGTGGCCGATATCGATGCCAACGCCATCGAAGACGCGCTCGCCACGCTGCAGCAGGATGCTAGCGCCGAGCGGGTCATGGGCGTGGTGCTGAACGTGTGTGACCAAGGCTCCATCGATGCCATGGTGGAGAGCGTCACCGAGCGCTTTGGCGGCATTGATATTTTGGTCAATAACGCGGCGGTGTTCGATATGGCGCCGGTGCTGGACGTGACCCAGGCCAGCTTCGATAAACAGTTTGCGGTGAATACCAAGGGCATGTTTTTCACCCTGCAGGCCGTAGCCCGCGCCATGGTGGCCCAAGGCCAGGGGGGTAAGATCATCAATATGGCCTCCCAGGCGGGTAGACGAGGCGAGCCGCTAGTAAGCGTTTACTGCGCTAGCAAAGCCGCCGTGATTAGCCTGACCCAGTCCTGCGGTCTCGATTTGATCAAACACCACATCAATGTGAATGGCATTGCCCCCGGCGTAGTGGATACCCCGATGTGGGAAGAGGTCGATGCGCTGTTCGCCCGCTACGAGAACCGCCCGCTGGGTGAGAAAAAGCGCTTAGTGGGCGAGTCGGTGCCCTTTGGCCGTATGGGGCTGCCGGAAGATCACACCGGCGCCGCCGTGTTTCTTGCCAGCCAGGATAGCGATTACGTTGTCGCCCAAACCCTGAACGTCGATGGCGGCAACTGGATGAGCTAA
- a CDS encoding HAD family hydrolase translates to MKVLIFDCDGVLVDSEALAEETLETHLVQWLPDLDIPSLLSQALGMTTADILKHLAQLSRYPLPSNASEVVDSAIEARLARELTAIEGVHDAVSGIDLPKAVVSNSRRCRVLASLATTQLKEALGDAPIFTAEQVDNPKPDPAIYRLAASELGCPPSRCLVVEDSVAGVSAAHAAGMRVIGFVGASHIDDEQSNRLLAAGAWRILPHMRGLNALVDEWQLHLQGNDNNETAR, encoded by the coding sequence ATGAAGGTGCTGATTTTTGATTGCGATGGCGTCTTGGTGGATAGCGAGGCACTGGCGGAAGAGACCTTGGAAACCCACCTTGTGCAGTGGCTGCCGGATCTGGATATTCCCTCGCTGCTCAGCCAAGCCCTGGGCATGACGACCGCCGACATCCTAAAGCACTTGGCGCAGTTAAGCCGCTATCCGCTGCCGTCCAATGCCTCTGAAGTCGTCGATAGCGCTATAGAAGCGCGTCTAGCGCGAGAACTCACCGCTATTGAAGGGGTTCACGACGCTGTGAGCGGTATCGATTTACCCAAAGCCGTGGTCTCCAACAGCCGCCGCTGCCGCGTGCTGGCATCGCTCGCCACGACACAATTGAAAGAGGCGCTGGGCGACGCCCCCATTTTCACCGCCGAGCAGGTCGACAACCCCAAACCGGACCCCGCGATTTATCGCTTGGCGGCAAGCGAGTTGGGTTGCCCGCCCAGCCGCTGTCTAGTGGTCGAAGACAGTGTGGCAGGGGTGAGCGCTGCCCATGCCGCCGGCATGCGGGTGATTGGTTTTGTGGGCGCCAGCCATATCGACGACGAGCAGTCTAACCGCCTGCTCGCGGCGGGTGCTTGGCGAATTTTGCCCCATATGCGTGGGCTCAACGCCTTGGTCGACGAGTGGCAACTACATCTGCAAGGAAACGATAACAATGAAACTGCTCGATAA
- a CDS encoding carbohydrate ABC transporter permease: protein MNRTRASGRTVGGLRTLSLQAPAVTLLLLWMIVPLGMTLWFSFQRYNLLMPGMTGFAGLENYEYLLTDPALWSAMGTTLLLVGWVLVVTVVGGTLLAVLFQQEFAGQGIARVLAISPFFVMPTVSALVWKNMMMHPSNGVLAWLAESLGLPALDWFSSLPLTSIIIIVSWQWLPFALLILLTAMQSLDEDQVEAARMDGAGPLAIFFFITLPHLKRAISVVIMIEMIFLLTIFAEIFVTTSGGPGLATTNLAYLIYIQALLDFDVGMASAGGVIAIILANIVAIFLVRMVAKNLED from the coding sequence ATGAATAGAACACGTGCTTCTGGCCGGACGGTCGGCGGGCTGAGGACGCTGTCGCTTCAAGCGCCCGCCGTCACGCTGTTGCTGCTCTGGATGATCGTGCCTTTAGGCATGACCCTCTGGTTCTCTTTTCAGCGCTACAACCTGCTGATGCCCGGAATGACCGGCTTTGCCGGGTTGGAGAACTACGAGTATCTGCTCACCGACCCCGCGCTCTGGTCGGCCATGGGCACCACGCTGCTGCTGGTGGGCTGGGTGCTGGTGGTCACCGTTGTAGGCGGCACGCTGTTGGCGGTGCTGTTTCAACAGGAGTTTGCCGGGCAGGGTATCGCCCGCGTACTGGCGATCTCTCCCTTCTTCGTCATGCCAACGGTCAGCGCGCTGGTGTGGAAAAACATGATGATGCACCCCTCCAATGGGGTCCTGGCATGGCTGGCGGAGTCGTTAGGGCTCCCCGCGCTGGACTGGTTCTCGTCGCTACCGCTGACCTCCATCATCATTATCGTCTCGTGGCAGTGGCTGCCGTTCGCGCTCCTCATTCTACTCACGGCCATGCAATCGCTGGATGAGGACCAGGTGGAGGCCGCCCGGATGGATGGCGCAGGGCCGCTGGCGATTTTTTTCTTCATCACGCTGCCGCATCTCAAGCGTGCTATAAGCGTGGTGATCATGATCGAAATGATCTTCCTGCTGACGATTTTTGCCGAGATATTCGTCACCACCTCCGGCGGGCCGGGGCTCGCGACGACCAACTTGGCTTATTTGATCTATATCCAAGCGCTGCTGGATTTCGATGTGGGCATGGCCTCGGCGGGTGGGGTGATCGCCATCATTCTCGCCAATATCGTCGCGATTTTCCTTGTCCGCATGGTCGCTAAGAACTTAGAAGACTGA
- the xylB gene encoding xylulokinase codes for MYIGVDCGTQSTKVVVVDVERGVILGEGSRPHRLDEGEHGRREQAPAEWLAALKGAFFQAIERAGIDAKQVRGIGVSGQQHGMVALDADGVPVYPAKLWCDTETSAQNSALVETLGGEAGCLEKLGLVLQTGYTASKVAWLRNHHPDAYQRIATLLLPHDYLNFWLTGERVTEAGDASGTGYFDTRAQCWQKAVFAAIAPELDPDRVLPRIIDAHEPAGRVRPLVAQELGLSDNVVVSSGGGDNMMGAIGTGNITQGLVTLSLGTSGTVCAYSPSPVVCDSAMVANFCASHGGWLPLICTMNVTSATTRVRELFGLDLAAFSEQVASAPIGAEGVTVLPFFNGERVPMLPDAAGDFLGLTSLNMTQANLCRGVMEGATFGLRYGLELLGELAAGTSQIRLIGGGANSPVWRQMVADITRTQVICPEITDAAALGAAIQAAWCDLQAEGVSLASLCERLVHLDAASLAEPDVERVATYEAAYRRYLAALGQRHTL; via the coding sequence ATGTATATCGGGGTGGATTGCGGTACGCAAAGTACCAAAGTCGTGGTGGTTGATGTGGAGCGGGGCGTCATTCTGGGCGAGGGCAGCCGCCCGCATCGCCTGGATGAAGGGGAGCATGGCCGCCGGGAGCAGGCACCCGCGGAGTGGCTGGCGGCGCTCAAAGGCGCGTTCTTTCAAGCGATTGAGCGCGCCGGCATCGATGCCAAGCAGGTGCGCGGCATCGGCGTGTCTGGCCAGCAGCACGGCATGGTGGCACTCGATGCCGATGGCGTGCCGGTGTATCCCGCCAAGCTGTGGTGCGATACCGAAACCAGCGCTCAAAATAGCGCACTAGTGGAAACGCTGGGGGGCGAGGCGGGCTGCCTGGAGAAGCTGGGCCTGGTGCTGCAAACCGGCTACACCGCCTCAAAAGTGGCTTGGCTACGCAACCACCATCCGGATGCCTATCAGCGTATTGCCACACTCTTGCTGCCCCATGACTATCTAAACTTCTGGCTAACCGGCGAACGCGTGACCGAGGCAGGCGACGCCTCGGGCACTGGCTACTTCGATACCCGCGCCCAGTGCTGGCAGAAAGCGGTGTTTGCCGCCATTGCGCCGGAGCTCGACCCTGACCGTGTATTACCTCGGATTATTGACGCCCATGAACCAGCAGGCCGGGTGCGCCCGCTAGTGGCGCAGGAGCTGGGGCTGAGCGATAACGTGGTGGTCTCCTCCGGCGGTGGTGACAACATGATGGGGGCGATTGGCACCGGCAATATTACCCAAGGACTGGTCACGCTCAGCTTGGGCACCTCCGGCACGGTGTGCGCTTACTCGCCTAGTCCCGTGGTGTGTGACAGCGCCATGGTGGCGAATTTTTGCGCCAGCCACGGGGGGTGGTTGCCGCTGATTTGCACCATGAACGTGACCTCGGCAACGACTCGCGTGCGTGAACTGTTTGGGCTGGATTTGGCCGCCTTTAGCGAACAGGTCGCCAGCGCCCCGATTGGCGCTGAAGGTGTCACCGTATTGCCGTTTTTTAACGGCGAGCGGGTGCCCATGCTGCCCGATGCCGCCGGCGATTTTCTCGGGTTGACCAGCCTGAACATGACCCAGGCCAACCTCTGCCGAGGCGTAATGGAGGGCGCGACCTTTGGTCTACGCTATGGGCTGGAGCTGTTGGGTGAGCTTGCCGCAGGCACCAGCCAGATTCGGCTGATTGGCGGCGGGGCGAACAGCCCGGTGTGGCGGCAGATGGTGGCGGACATTACCCGTACCCAGGTGATCTGCCCCGAGATTACCGATGCCGCTGCGCTAGGGGCTGCCATTCAAGCGGCCTGGTGCGATCTACAGGCCGAGGGGGTCAGCCTGGCATCGCTCTGCGAGCGCCTAGTGCATCTGGATGCTGCCTCGCTGGCGGAGCCCGATGTCGAGCGTGTGGCGACCTATGAAGCGGCCTATCGGCGCTATTTGGCTGCGCTAGGGCAGCGCCATACGCTATAA
- a CDS encoding ABC transporter ATP-binding protein: MATLQLKNITKRFGDTQVIKGIDLDVNDREFVVFVGPSGCGKSTLMRMIAGLESASDGDILIDGQRMNDVGPADRGLAMVFQSYALYPHMTVEGNMGFSMRLAGVPKKERRAKVLEAAKILQLEPLLDRKPKALSGGQRQRVAIGRAIVRNPSIFLFDEPLSNLDAALRVQMRIELARLHEELDATMIYVTHDQIEAMTMADKIVVLHDGVVEQVGSPMALYHHPRNRFVAGFIGSPKMNFFSVEQRSIGDDGVTVRLPGGRPCTIPVSGEGLASDEALELGIRPEHLQLDENGPLSGQIKVLERLGGQTSLYVQMGELLITLMADGDVAYRVNDTVQFGFAAERAHLFDAQGLALESLSQHPLASLTRQDNRAATETPTPGAQV; this comes from the coding sequence ATGGCGACCTTACAACTCAAGAACATTACCAAGCGGTTTGGCGACACCCAGGTCATCAAAGGTATCGATCTCGACGTGAATGATCGTGAGTTCGTGGTGTTCGTTGGCCCCTCGGGCTGCGGTAAATCCACGCTGATGCGCATGATCGCGGGGTTGGAGAGCGCCAGCGACGGCGATATTCTCATCGATGGCCAGCGCATGAACGACGTGGGACCCGCCGACCGTGGATTGGCAATGGTGTTTCAGAGCTATGCGCTTTACCCGCACATGACCGTCGAGGGCAACATGGGCTTTAGCATGCGCTTGGCTGGCGTGCCCAAAAAAGAGCGCCGCGCCAAAGTGCTGGAAGCCGCCAAGATCCTTCAGCTCGAGCCGCTGTTGGACCGCAAGCCCAAAGCGCTGTCCGGCGGCCAGCGCCAGCGGGTGGCGATTGGCAGGGCGATCGTGCGTAACCCCAGCATCTTCCTGTTCGACGAGCCGCTTTCCAACCTAGACGCGGCGCTGCGTGTGCAGATGCGTATCGAGCTGGCGCGGCTGCATGAAGAGCTGGATGCCACGATGATTTACGTGACCCACGACCAGATAGAAGCCATGACCATGGCCGATAAAATCGTCGTGTTGCACGATGGCGTGGTGGAGCAGGTGGGCTCGCCCATGGCGCTCTATCACCATCCGCGTAACCGCTTCGTGGCGGGCTTTATTGGCTCGCCCAAGATGAACTTCTTCAGCGTCGAGCAGCGCTCCATTGGCGATGACGGTGTCACCGTGCGCCTGCCCGGCGGGCGGCCGTGCACCATTCCCGTCTCGGGCGAAGGGCTCGCCAGCGACGAAGCGCTGGAGCTAGGTATTCGTCCTGAGCACCTACAGTTGGATGAAAACGGCCCGCTGAGTGGCCAAATCAAAGTGTTGGAGCGCTTGGGCGGGCAGACCTCGCTGTACGTTCAGATGGGCGAGCTGCTCATCACCCTCATGGCCGATGGCGACGTGGCCTACCGGGTGAACGATACCGTGCAGTTTGGCTTTGCCGCCGAGCGTGCTCATCTGTTCGATGCCCAAGGGTTGGCGCTAGAAAGCCTGTCACAGCACCCGCTGGCCAGCCTGACCCGACAGGATAACCGTGCGGCGACCGAGACGCCTACGCCCGGAGCGCAGGTATGA
- a CDS encoding nucleoside/nucleotide kinase family protein, with product MSPDLVSLSHQLLDAADGKARWMVALAGPPGAGKSYRSALLCEAINQLRPGQAVVVPMDGYHFDNAVLGDEQLPVKGAPHTFDVEGLHHDLTRIRRVDKPVAVPVFDRPLDLARAGGRLVTPEHRIVIVEGNYLLLDQDPWRSLHALFDWTVFIDVDDAVLVERLVNRWLCMGQDRTGALERTHQKDMLNAALVKTCSVTPDQRWR from the coding sequence ATGAGCCCTGATCTTGTTTCGTTAAGCCACCAACTACTGGATGCTGCCGACGGCAAGGCGCGCTGGATGGTTGCCCTGGCGGGGCCGCCGGGGGCAGGAAAATCCTACCGCAGCGCGCTGCTCTGTGAGGCGATCAACCAGCTGCGCCCTGGGCAGGCGGTGGTGGTGCCGATGGATGGCTACCACTTCGATAACGCCGTACTGGGCGATGAGCAGCTTCCTGTGAAAGGCGCGCCCCATACCTTCGATGTGGAGGGGTTGCATCATGATTTGACGCGCATCCGTCGTGTGGATAAGCCGGTCGCTGTACCGGTCTTTGATCGACCGCTGGATCTTGCCCGTGCCGGTGGGCGGCTCGTGACGCCAGAGCATCGCATCGTGATCGTGGAGGGCAACTACCTACTACTGGACCAAGACCCGTGGCGTTCACTGCACGCGCTGTTCGACTGGACGGTATTTATCGACGTGGACGATGCCGTGCTCGTGGAGCGGCTGGTGAACCGCTGGCTCTGTATGGGCCAAGACCGGACCGGTGCCCTCGAGCGTACCCACCAAAAAGACATGCTCAATGCCGCGCTGGTCAAAACCTGCAGCGTGACACCTGACCAGCGCTGGCGCTAG
- a CDS encoding carbohydrate ABC transporter permease, with the protein MTTHRNSAPAHTRSLPMRQLVLTLLGWTIALIIFFPILWMVLTGFKTETAAIADPSFIFSPTLESYQAVQDRSGYARFALNSVAVAFGSTFLALLIAIPSAYAMAFLPTKRTKGTLLWMLSTKMLPPVGVLVPIYLIFRDVGLLDTRTGLIIVYTLMNLPIVVWMLYTFFKDMPKDILEAGRMDGASTLQEVFFLLLPLTLPGIASTGLLSVILSWNEAFWSLNLTSSKAAPLTAYIASFSSPEGLFWAKLSAASTMAIAPILILGWLTQKQMVRGLTFGAVK; encoded by the coding sequence ATGACAACGCATCGTAATAGCGCACCAGCACACACTCGCTCGTTGCCGATGAGGCAACTGGTGCTCACCCTGTTGGGCTGGACCATCGCGCTGATCATCTTTTTTCCCATCCTCTGGATGGTGCTGACGGGGTTCAAAACCGAGACAGCGGCGATTGCCGATCCCAGCTTTATTTTTTCGCCCACCCTGGAAAGCTATCAGGCGGTACAGGACCGCTCGGGCTACGCCCGCTTTGCACTAAATAGCGTAGCCGTGGCGTTTGGCTCGACCTTTTTAGCGCTGCTGATCGCCATTCCCTCGGCCTACGCCATGGCGTTTTTACCCACCAAGCGCACCAAGGGCACGCTGCTGTGGATGCTCTCCACCAAGATGCTGCCTCCGGTGGGTGTTTTGGTGCCTATCTATCTGATTTTTAGAGATGTCGGGCTGCTGGATACCCGCACTGGGCTGATCATCGTCTATACCCTGATGAACCTGCCCATCGTGGTGTGGATGCTCTACACCTTCTTCAAAGACATGCCCAAAGACATCCTCGAAGCGGGCCGGATGGACGGTGCCTCTACGTTGCAGGAAGTGTTTTTCCTGCTGTTACCGCTCACGCTGCCGGGCATTGCCTCTACCGGGTTACTGTCGGTGATTTTGAGCTGGAACGAGGCGTTCTGGAGCCTCAACTTAACGTCGTCGAAAGCCGCGCCATTGACCGCCTACATTGCTTCCTTCTCGAGTCCTGAAGGGCTGTTTTGGGCCAAGCTGTCGGCGGCGTCCACCATGGCTATTGCCCCCATCCTGATCCTCGGTTGGCTGACCCAAAAACAAATGGTGCGTGGCCTGACCTTTGGCGCCGTCAAGTAA
- a CDS encoding mannitol dehydrogenase family protein — translation MTQLNNHNMGALSAAVETPTYDRQAVTPGIVHIGVGGFHRAHQAMYVDALMNQGEALNWGIVGVGVMPGDKRMQQALAAQDYLYTLVVKHPDGEYQPRVIGSMVNYLFASEDPEAVIETMADPAIKIVSLTVTEGGYNFHPVSGEFNLDAPQVRDDLAHPERPSTSFGLVVEALVRRRARGIASFTVMSCDNIQGNGDVAKRMFSAYARARSAELGDWLAAEVAFPNAMVDRITPVTAPTDIEELSQRFGVEDAWPVVCEPFTQWVLEDHFPLGRPAFEKVGVQVVEDVEPYELMKLRLLNASHQALTYFGYLAGYRYAHEVCQDPLFVEFLLGYMREEGTPTLAPVPGVDLETYRLTLIERFANPQIRDTLARLCAESSDRIPKWLVPVIRQQLAQGGEIERSAAVVASWARYAEGVDEQGQSIEIVDRLREPLMAIAANNRTHPAAFVENRELFGDLADQPRFLNAYLEALKSLHERGARATLEALVASKGTL, via the coding sequence ATGACCCAGCTTAACAACCACAACATGGGTGCCCTCAGCGCGGCGGTCGAGACGCCAACCTATGATCGTCAGGCCGTGACGCCTGGCATCGTGCATATTGGCGTTGGTGGTTTTCATCGAGCCCATCAGGCCATGTACGTGGATGCGCTGATGAACCAGGGCGAAGCGCTGAATTGGGGCATTGTGGGCGTGGGGGTCATGCCCGGCGACAAGCGCATGCAGCAGGCCCTCGCTGCGCAAGACTACCTCTATACGCTGGTGGTCAAGCACCCTGACGGTGAGTATCAGCCTCGGGTGATTGGTAGCATGGTGAACTACCTGTTTGCCTCGGAAGACCCCGAGGCGGTCATCGAAACCATGGCCGACCCCGCCATCAAAATTGTCTCGCTCACCGTTACGGAGGGCGGCTACAACTTTCATCCGGTGTCCGGAGAATTCAACTTGGACGCCCCCCAGGTGCGCGACGATCTCGCCCACCCTGAGCGCCCCTCCACCAGCTTTGGCTTGGTGGTGGAAGCCCTGGTACGCCGCCGGGCACGGGGTATTGCATCGTTTACGGTGATGTCCTGCGATAACATTCAAGGCAACGGCGATGTCGCCAAGCGCATGTTCAGCGCCTACGCCCGCGCCCGCAGTGCGGAGCTGGGCGACTGGCTAGCCGCTGAGGTAGCGTTCCCCAACGCCATGGTGGACCGCATCACGCCAGTGACCGCGCCCACGGATATCGAAGAGCTCTCCCAGCGCTTTGGCGTGGAAGATGCCTGGCCCGTGGTGTGTGAGCCCTTTACCCAGTGGGTGTTGGAAGATCACTTCCCCTTGGGCCGCCCGGCGTTCGAGAAGGTCGGCGTTCAAGTTGTCGAGGATGTCGAACCGTACGAACTCATGAAGCTGCGCCTGCTCAATGCCAGCCATCAGGCGCTGACCTACTTTGGCTATTTGGCGGGCTACCGCTACGCCCATGAGGTGTGCCAAGACCCGCTGTTTGTCGAGTTCTTGCTCGGTTACATGCGCGAAGAGGGCACGCCGACGCTGGCCCCCGTGCCGGGGGTAGATCTAGAAACCTACCGGCTGACGCTGATCGAGCGCTTTGCGAACCCGCAAATCAGAGACACCTTGGCGCGGCTGTGCGCCGAAAGCTCGGATCGCATTCCTAAATGGTTAGTGCCGGTGATTCGCCAGCAGCTTGCCCAGGGCGGTGAGATTGAGCGCAGCGCCGCCGTGGTGGCCAGCTGGGCACGCTACGCCGAAGGCGTCGATGAGCAGGGTCAGTCCATTGAGATCGTGGACCGTTTGCGCGAGCCGTTAATGGCCATTGCCGCCAATAACCGCACCCATCCAGCGGCCTTCGTGGAAAACCGCGAGCTGTTTGGCGACTTGGCGGACCAGCCTCGTTTCCTTAACGCCTACCTGGAGGCACTGAAGTCGCTGCATGAACGAGGCGCACGGGCTACTCTTGAGGCTCTGGTCGCGTCCAAAGGAACGTTGTGA